In Candidatus Nitronauta litoralis, one DNA window encodes the following:
- a CDS encoding ferredoxin oxidoreductase, translating to MKRMNIRISGLGGQGAVTAAHLLAMAANAMGKYSISNPFFGAEKRMAPAESYVRVGPDKIYDRGELVFPEVIMIFHPQVITMQKSYTAPFYSGIKEGGLIIINTDVDLLSKEDHERLDELGVSVFNLDATSLALEIGGTELSTNMAMIGGCAGITKVVDMEALDKALKERFGKKYVASGGTATLDEAIKKKYAKKEQLLQKNMDTMQKAYDMAKEWAETSSYAVVTY from the coding sequence ATGAAGCGGATGAACATTCGCATCTCCGGCCTCGGTGGTCAGGGCGCGGTTACCGCGGCTCATCTTCTGGCCATGGCCGCCAATGCCATGGGGAAATATTCAATTTCCAATCCATTCTTTGGTGCGGAAAAACGGATGGCTCCAGCTGAAAGTTATGTCCGCGTTGGTCCTGATAAAATTTATGACCGGGGCGAACTGGTATTTCCTGAGGTGATTATGATTTTCCATCCCCAGGTTATCACCATGCAGAAAAGTTACACGGCTCCGTTCTATTCTGGAATTAAAGAAGGCGGGTTGATCATTATCAACACTGACGTTGATCTTCTTTCGAAAGAAGACCACGAGCGCCTTGATGAGCTGGGAGTTTCGGTGTTCAATCTCGATGCCACTTCGCTGGCACTTGAAATCGGTGGCACCGAGTTGTCAACCAATATGGCCATGATCGGTGGTTGCGCCGGTATCACCAAGGTGGTTGATATGGAGGCTCTCGACAAGGCTTTGAAAGAGCGTTTCGGTAAAAAGTATGTTGCATCCGGTGGTACGGCAACCCTGGACGAGGCCATTAAAAAGAAATATGCCAAAAAAGAACAGTTGTTGCAGAAAAACATGGATACCATGCAAAAAGCCTATGACATGGCAAAAGAATGGGCTGAAACTTCAAGCTATGCAGTGGTAACCTACTGA
- a CDS encoding alpha-2-macroglobulin, whose protein sequence is MAEKPWSVLFAIPLFLFLSFTSASAKLAHDYPELKKQAEAFFEEGSFSRAHTLYQKSKIYDLPTEETKWVKFRLADTLWRMEAATNNPDNTKTDLARTQLEHMVRDIKRKEEKGRIWAEIKESLGDFWWTRKQTRNWSSAWQNYQQALDWWAGARDIELARQRYLKMVWTISSPPWRDRYYIYGNYGNRLPLNFLENVLKIAKKPEDRYRAQYLVALTTRNQGGWNASKRTREAFEEALKAGKESDWYDDALFFYAEWLSGPGEIVILDGGRKIQQQNFVEALQIYRRILSEFKKGETRYFKDAKRKIEQITKPVLNVNVSNIFLPGSEAQFNINWRNTREVEFTLYALDLTDTWEPVEHPGSVKFFDNLPRDPSRKVLSWKEQTGDKGEHRPGNKTLRVPKKLKTGAYLLNANSKNAQINQLILVTDAALMVKSSSNRTILYFADSSDGSPIANARVSLSEQYRDNKKWLWRTREGKTNSEGLAVFDRNGKARSKIFATAQSGDRQAFVRDRQHYFSNKNDYWKLYVTTDRPAYRPKETAHWKLTARIHDGSVYETPAGNLLEYEITDPRGAKLKKGEARLNSFGSAWGDLELTETNPLGSYRITFWTKGRKRHLGSAEMFRLEEYKLPEFKVNIQTPEENGRKKVFLSGETVEVEIVADYFFGGPVVNAEAEVTVFQKSFQPYWRPTPEFPWYFRDMYRPPHSWGRGQQIKREVIKTDAFGKAHLKFETPSNGQNLEYSIEVRVTDQSRREVRSSGTVRVSPQKFFAHLTPEHHLYQPNDRVSVDLKTLDASNQPMSVDGTIKITREQWNEIWLDPAGREVKGDELKKYREKNSIWPPPPLPGNKGWVLKFRGYEHEEIKTQSVNTDSEGTAEITFTPTRDGYYRFAFHHEDRETPPINATTTVWVATNETTQLGFRTGGLQLIVDKDTFHAGEPGPVMITAPTSNRYVLFSVESEGVESYQLIHMEGPVKLVTLDISEKHVPNIFLQANMISDHKIFRDVKQIVVPPVKQFLDVKVSTDKKQYGPQEKGKLTVTTKDHEGNPVSAEVALGLVDESVYAIQKDLAPDPREFFWGSKRQHRVTTASTYQYRTYKHLEEDEDGNIIDSLSGTLRRGSKAKRVGAKDSFEYKSRSEASQTFSAESSGESMAMGGMMADNVAAAAPMALKESRRDRDLYSQTQSGRINAKTLVGSSGNKISDGPAVQVRSDFRTTVFWQPDVVTGRDGTAEIEITFPDSLTEWRATARAMTQENRVGWSKTQTQTQKPLIARLQAPRFFVVGDDVTLSAVINNNTDEPQTVIPELETNRLKLIGRIFERRVSIENLKKPVTVPARGETRVDWRVHAIEAGDVKIKMTARGERHADAMEKTFIAHEHGIEKFIARSGKMRGDEITASINLPRKRKPGSTRVSVQVTPSLAVTMLDSLPYLIDFPYGCTEQTLSRFLPTVVVANTLKGFGLETSDILGRVFGGIDHANTDKTHRKGKRDLKKLEGMVEKGLDRLTDFQHSDGGWSWWKKGNSDPFMTAYVLWGLTLATQSNEEINLNILARAYNYLSKVLVEAENDYALQAWELHAAVFYQTHSNKGKPGKYEKRAYENLWKNRTRLNAYTRALLALTAHYMKDSERAQTLVRNLENGVIEDKSPDTSVVQRGNQQTSGNSIGTAHWGEDGIFFRWSDGGVEATAFVLKALLLIDPDHRLVEPTVNWLIKNRRGAHWSNTRDTAIVLMTLTDYLKVSSELETDAAYEVKINGKRIASETVSNVLTAPSTFNVDSGLIRNGANLIQVKRTSGKGPLYFSVQAEYFSLEEPIPAAGNEIFVRRQYYKLSGRPTLLKGYVYDKTPLKDGESLTTGDRVETVLTIEAKNHYEYLIFEDLKPAGLEAVEVKSGQPVYARELKQSGVKHKFSKENSAGGTAPQSMPARGFIGGAKISNGSIVLPLPQPEGDAMDYTGRQRSVYQELRDRKVALFVDKMPQGVWEIRYDLRAETPGTFHALPLMVHAMYIPEIRANGAEVRVTVLDK, encoded by the coding sequence ATGGCAGAAAAACCCTGGTCGGTATTATTCGCTATCCCGTTATTTCTTTTCCTGAGCTTCACTTCTGCCTCGGCAAAATTGGCCCATGACTACCCTGAATTAAAAAAACAGGCCGAAGCCTTCTTTGAAGAAGGCTCTTTTTCGCGTGCTCATACCCTATATCAGAAATCCAAAATTTATGATCTCCCCACTGAAGAAACAAAATGGGTGAAATTTCGACTGGCTGACACGCTCTGGCGTATGGAAGCGGCAACCAATAACCCGGACAACACAAAAACAGACCTGGCCAGAACTCAGCTTGAGCATATGGTCCGCGATATCAAACGCAAGGAAGAGAAAGGTCGCATCTGGGCTGAGATTAAAGAATCTCTTGGCGATTTCTGGTGGACTCGCAAGCAAACGCGCAACTGGTCTTCTGCCTGGCAGAATTATCAGCAGGCCCTCGACTGGTGGGCCGGGGCGCGTGACATTGAACTGGCGCGGCAACGTTATCTCAAAATGGTCTGGACAATTTCATCTCCACCCTGGCGGGACCGTTATTATATCTATGGAAACTATGGCAACCGCCTGCCGCTGAACTTTTTAGAAAACGTTCTCAAGATCGCGAAGAAACCGGAAGACCGCTACCGGGCACAATATCTGGTCGCCCTCACCACCCGGAACCAGGGCGGCTGGAACGCTTCCAAACGAACAAGGGAAGCGTTTGAAGAAGCTCTGAAAGCTGGCAAAGAATCCGACTGGTACGACGACGCGCTTTTCTTCTATGCGGAATGGCTCAGTGGGCCGGGTGAAATCGTCATCCTTGATGGAGGCCGCAAGATCCAACAGCAAAATTTCGTGGAAGCCCTCCAGATCTACCGTCGAATTCTCAGTGAATTCAAAAAAGGCGAGACTCGCTATTTTAAAGATGCCAAAAGGAAAATTGAACAGATCACCAAACCCGTACTAAACGTCAATGTATCGAATATTTTTCTACCCGGCTCGGAAGCCCAGTTCAATATTAACTGGCGCAACACCCGGGAGGTCGAATTTACACTCTACGCCCTGGACCTGACTGATACCTGGGAGCCCGTTGAACACCCGGGGAGTGTAAAATTTTTCGACAACCTGCCCAGGGATCCATCACGCAAAGTGCTGTCCTGGAAAGAACAAACAGGAGACAAGGGCGAACATCGACCAGGAAACAAGACCCTCAGAGTTCCCAAAAAACTGAAGACCGGAGCATATCTTTTAAACGCAAACTCTAAAAACGCACAAATAAATCAGCTCATCCTGGTCACGGATGCCGCTCTGATGGTCAAATCATCTTCTAATAGAACCATTCTGTATTTTGCTGACTCCTCCGATGGCAGCCCCATTGCCAATGCTCGTGTAAGTCTCTCTGAGCAATATCGCGACAATAAAAAATGGCTGTGGCGAACCCGCGAAGGAAAAACCAATTCAGAAGGACTGGCGGTTTTCGATCGAAACGGAAAAGCCAGATCAAAAATATTTGCAACCGCCCAGAGCGGAGATCGTCAGGCATTTGTCAGGGATCGCCAACACTATTTCTCAAATAAAAATGATTATTGGAAACTCTATGTCACCACAGACCGTCCGGCTTACCGCCCTAAAGAGACCGCGCACTGGAAACTGACCGCCCGCATTCACGATGGCTCTGTTTACGAAACTCCTGCTGGCAACCTGCTGGAATATGAAATTACCGACCCCAGGGGGGCCAAGTTAAAAAAAGGTGAAGCGCGCTTGAATTCGTTCGGCAGTGCCTGGGGAGACCTTGAGCTGACTGAAACCAACCCGCTGGGTTCCTACAGGATCACTTTCTGGACCAAGGGACGCAAGCGCCACCTCGGCAGCGCGGAAATGTTTCGTCTGGAAGAGTACAAACTCCCCGAATTCAAAGTGAATATTCAAACCCCAGAAGAAAATGGGCGCAAAAAGGTATTTCTTTCAGGGGAGACGGTCGAGGTTGAAATTGTTGCCGATTATTTTTTTGGCGGACCCGTGGTCAATGCTGAGGCCGAAGTGACAGTCTTTCAGAAATCCTTTCAGCCTTACTGGCGACCCACCCCGGAGTTTCCCTGGTATTTTCGGGATATGTACCGTCCACCTCATTCCTGGGGACGAGGCCAGCAAATCAAACGCGAGGTTATTAAAACAGATGCGTTTGGAAAAGCGCATTTGAAGTTCGAAACACCGTCTAACGGGCAAAACCTGGAATACTCTATAGAGGTTCGGGTCACCGACCAGTCGCGTCGCGAGGTCAGAAGCTCCGGAACCGTGCGCGTCTCCCCTCAAAAGTTCTTCGCACACCTGACACCTGAACACCACCTTTATCAGCCCAATGATCGGGTGAGCGTCGACCTCAAAACACTGGATGCCAGCAACCAGCCAATGAGTGTTGACGGAACAATCAAGATCACCCGTGAACAGTGGAATGAAATCTGGCTCGACCCTGCCGGGCGCGAAGTCAAAGGTGATGAACTCAAAAAGTATCGTGAAAAAAATTCAATCTGGCCGCCACCACCCTTACCGGGAAACAAGGGTTGGGTACTGAAGTTCAGAGGCTACGAACATGAAGAAATCAAAACCCAATCCGTTAATACCGATTCTGAGGGAACGGCTGAGATCACCTTCACTCCCACGCGCGATGGTTACTACCGGTTCGCGTTTCACCATGAGGATCGTGAAACACCCCCCATCAATGCCACGACCACAGTATGGGTCGCCACCAATGAAACAACCCAGCTCGGATTCCGCACCGGTGGGTTGCAGTTGATCGTCGACAAAGACACGTTTCACGCTGGAGAACCGGGGCCGGTCATGATCACCGCACCGACCAGTAACCGCTATGTATTATTCAGTGTGGAAAGCGAAGGGGTTGAAAGTTATCAACTGATCCACATGGAAGGACCGGTAAAACTGGTGACGCTCGACATAAGCGAGAAACACGTCCCGAATATTTTTCTGCAAGCCAACATGATCAGCGATCACAAAATTTTCAGGGACGTGAAGCAGATTGTCGTTCCGCCGGTCAAACAGTTCCTGGATGTAAAAGTTTCAACTGACAAAAAACAATACGGTCCGCAGGAAAAAGGGAAACTCACTGTTACAACCAAGGATCATGAAGGCAACCCGGTATCTGCGGAAGTTGCGCTCGGACTGGTAGATGAATCCGTTTATGCAATCCAGAAAGACCTGGCCCCGGATCCTCGTGAATTCTTCTGGGGTTCCAAACGCCAGCATCGGGTGACCACGGCGAGTACATACCAATATAGAACGTATAAACATCTTGAAGAAGATGAGGACGGCAATATTATCGATAGCCTGTCCGGAACCCTCCGCAGAGGTTCAAAAGCCAAACGTGTTGGAGCAAAAGATAGTTTCGAATATAAATCCCGTTCAGAAGCTAGCCAGACATTTTCGGCTGAAAGCTCAGGCGAATCCATGGCCATGGGTGGGATGATGGCGGACAATGTGGCGGCCGCAGCACCGATGGCCCTGAAAGAAAGTCGGAGAGACAGGGATTTATACAGCCAAACCCAATCTGGGAGAATTAATGCAAAAACATTGGTCGGTTCATCGGGGAATAAAATCAGCGATGGCCCTGCAGTTCAGGTTCGCTCGGATTTCCGGACCACAGTTTTCTGGCAACCGGATGTCGTCACGGGTCGCGATGGCACAGCTGAAATTGAAATAACCTTTCCGGATTCCCTGACCGAATGGCGCGCCACCGCGCGAGCCATGACGCAAGAAAATCGGGTCGGTTGGTCAAAGACACAAACCCAAACGCAGAAACCCCTCATTGCCCGCCTGCAGGCCCCACGTTTCTTTGTGGTGGGTGATGATGTCACACTCTCCGCTGTCATCAACAACAACACGGATGAACCTCAAACCGTGATACCCGAACTTGAAACCAACCGACTGAAATTGATTGGAAGAATATTCGAGCGGAGAGTTTCCATTGAGAATCTTAAAAAACCGGTGACCGTCCCGGCCCGCGGCGAGACTCGAGTCGACTGGCGGGTCCATGCTATTGAAGCAGGTGATGTAAAAATCAAAATGACCGCTCGAGGTGAACGTCATGCCGACGCGATGGAAAAAACATTCATCGCCCACGAACACGGTATCGAAAAATTCATTGCGCGCTCCGGCAAAATGCGCGGCGATGAGATCACTGCGTCCATTAACCTGCCCAGGAAGCGCAAACCGGGTAGCACCCGGGTTTCTGTGCAGGTCACGCCGAGTCTGGCTGTGACCATGCTCGATTCCCTGCCCTACCTGATCGACTTTCCCTACGGATGCACTGAGCAGACACTGAGTCGGTTTCTGCCAACGGTGGTTGTGGCAAACACTTTAAAGGGATTCGGACTCGAAACCTCCGACATTCTGGGCCGCGTGTTCGGTGGTATTGACCACGCCAACACGGACAAGACACATCGCAAGGGAAAGCGGGATCTTAAGAAACTAGAAGGGATGGTCGAAAAAGGACTCGACCGACTGACCGACTTCCAGCATTCCGACGGTGGCTGGAGCTGGTGGAAGAAAGGCAACAGCGACCCCTTTATGACAGCCTACGTTTTGTGGGGGCTCACTCTGGCAACACAATCCAATGAAGAAATTAACTTAAATATTCTGGCACGTGCATACAACTACCTTTCAAAAGTTCTGGTCGAGGCAGAAAACGACTATGCCCTGCAAGCCTGGGAACTTCATGCGGCGGTGTTTTATCAGACCCACTCAAACAAAGGCAAACCGGGAAAATATGAAAAGCGTGCATATGAAAACCTCTGGAAAAACCGGACGCGACTCAACGCATACACCCGGGCTTTGCTGGCGCTCACGGCGCATTACATGAAAGACTCCGAACGAGCCCAGACATTGGTTCGTAATCTGGAGAATGGAGTGATTGAAGACAAGAGTCCGGACACGTCAGTTGTACAACGCGGCAACCAGCAAACTTCCGGGAACTCGATCGGAACGGCGCATTGGGGTGAGGATGGCATTTTCTTTCGCTGGTCAGATGGAGGAGTAGAAGCGACTGCTTTTGTATTGAAAGCCCTATTATTGATTGATCCTGACCATCGGCTGGTGGAACCCACGGTCAACTGGTTGATCAAGAACCGGCGTGGAGCCCACTGGAGCAACACCCGAGACACAGCCATCGTATTGATGACATTGACCGACTATCTCAAAGTAAGCAGTGAGCTTGAAACCGATGCGGCTTATGAGGTGAAGATTAACGGGAAGAGAATTGCCAGTGAAACAGTTTCCAATGTTCTGACCGCACCTTCCACGTTCAATGTTGACTCCGGATTGATTCGGAATGGGGCCAACCTGATACAGGTGAAACGCACGTCAGGCAAGGGGCCACTGTATTTCTCAGTGCAGGCCGAATATTTCAGCCTGGAGGAACCGATTCCGGCAGCAGGCAATGAAATCTTTGTACGGCGGCAATATTATAAATTGTCCGGTCGACCCACTTTACTCAAAGGTTATGTCTACGACAAAACCCCTTTGAAAGACGGAGAATCGTTGACCACTGGTGATCGCGTCGAAACTGTTTTGACTATCGAAGCCAAAAACCATTACGAGTATCTGATCTTTGAAGACCTGAAACCGGCAGGACTTGAAGCGGTGGAGGTGAAAAGCGGACAACCCGTTTATGCGCGGGAGCTGAAACAAAGCGGAGTGAAACACAAGTTTTCAAAAGAAAATTCCGCCGGTGGAACTGCGCCCCAATCGATGCCGGCAAGAGGATTTATTGGTGGCGCAAAAATTTCCAATGGGTCTATTGTTCTGCCCCTTCCCCAACCTGAGGGTGATGCAATGGACTACACCGGTCGCCAACGCAGCGTGTACCAGGAGTTACGCGACCGCAAGGTGGCGTTGTTCGTCGACAAGATGCCACAGGGTGTTTGGGAAATTCGCTATGATCTACGCGCCGAGACACCGGGAACGTTTCATGCACTTCCGTTAATGGTTCACGCCATGTACATTCCGGAAATCCGCGCCAATGGCGCCGAAGTGCGAGTGACTGTATTGGATAAATAA
- a CDS encoding ferredoxin oxidoreductase, with the protein MNKKVDGQKSRILLSEKVKIGSKGPVNLTVADPNDMFFEAKRKPTFLTGSEVIKEAIRRANLDMSVAYPITPQSEAAALIGELFSEGYLKEYFRGESEFAVMGQCAGAAFGGARVFTTTAGPGTLRAMENFPMWAGSRLPIQVCVTCRGINSPLSIQPDTLELYYMLETGALVWHAETAQDLYDWILGGFMVAEQPDVHLPLALACDGFFVTHTKDNVMIQEEEICLPEYDPYRSPVVCMDMEVPPIRMMRDPFIMKSNYISYMTHASWQQEVRAAVERSRKHTKLIMGGSLIETENLDREILLVSSGTAVSQGREAIRLLEEEGIKVGLVKIKSLRPFPHEELREATANAKTIFVPEFNVAGWLAREIKAVLPDNERVVAGPQVAGGMTMPSEVIVMEIKKKLGMKVAPMSGRG; encoded by the coding sequence ATGAATAAAAAAGTTGATGGGCAGAAGAGTCGCATCCTCCTATCTGAAAAAGTAAAAATCGGCAGCAAGGGTCCAGTTAATTTGACCGTCGCTGATCCTAATGACATGTTTTTTGAGGCCAAGAGAAAGCCCACTTTTCTCACCGGCTCTGAAGTCATCAAAGAAGCTATCCGTCGCGCAAACCTGGATATGTCTGTGGCGTATCCGATCACCCCGCAGTCTGAAGCGGCTGCGCTGATCGGTGAATTGTTTTCGGAAGGCTACTTGAAAGAATACTTCCGCGGTGAGAGTGAATTTGCGGTTATGGGCCAATGTGCTGGTGCTGCTTTTGGCGGCGCGCGCGTTTTCACCACCACTGCGGGTCCGGGTACTCTCCGCGCTATGGAAAACTTCCCCATGTGGGCGGGTTCCCGTCTGCCAATTCAGGTGTGTGTGACCTGTCGGGGTATCAATTCTCCTCTGTCAATTCAGCCGGACACCCTTGAGTTGTATTACATGCTCGAAACGGGTGCGCTGGTCTGGCATGCAGAAACGGCGCAGGATCTTTACGACTGGATCCTCGGTGGTTTCATGGTTGCAGAGCAGCCGGATGTCCATCTTCCGCTGGCTCTGGCCTGTGACGGATTCTTTGTGACTCACACCAAAGACAACGTCATGATCCAGGAGGAAGAAATTTGTCTGCCTGAATACGATCCTTACCGGTCGCCAGTAGTCTGTATGGATATGGAAGTTCCTCCGATTCGTATGATGCGCGATCCGTTTATAATGAAATCCAACTACATCAGTTACATGACTCATGCTTCCTGGCAGCAGGAAGTCCGTGCAGCCGTTGAACGTTCCCGCAAGCACACCAAGTTGATCATGGGTGGTTCTCTGATCGAAACGGAAAACCTGGATCGTGAAATTCTTCTGGTGTCTTCTGGTACGGCGGTATCGCAGGGTCGGGAAGCGATCCGGTTGTTGGAAGAAGAAGGCATTAAAGTGGGTCTGGTCAAAATCAAGTCCCTGCGTCCCTTCCCGCATGAAGAACTTCGGGAAGCAACCGCAAACGCCAAAACCATCTTTGTTCCGGAATTCAACGTTGCCGGCTGGCTGGCGCGTGAGATCAAAGCTGTTCTCCCGGACAATGAGCGGGTTGTTGCAGGACCCCAGGTTGCGGGCGGCATGACGATGCCTTCTGAAGTTATCGTCATGGAAATCAAGAAGAAGCTGGGAATGAAGGTTGCTCCAATGTCTGGTAGAGGCTAA
- a CDS encoding ferredoxin oxidoreductase — MSKEKIALCEDLADVMPPEYQELVATATFGNEDRSWKDIGSSKELIEQHSLCAGCPESIAFRFIMSSIPNPEDSVFVGSTGCTSLVFPQVGIHNIHSLFGNQNAVASGLQRALAVRFPDRVKDVFVLAGDGATVDIGLDMTMQSWFRQEKFTTICFDNELYANTGGQESGLMQKGFVAKMAPVGKKFEKVKLPEIAFEAGCHYVAILTVSKPNRVEQAIRRATYVAREFGPTYIQLYTPCILEIGKQSMEGLDEMKDSESIGGRFVMRELMTDEVKAFIKEKEAEDKARRKKAKAVTA, encoded by the coding sequence ATGAGTAAAGAAAAAATTGCACTCTGTGAAGATCTGGCAGATGTTATGCCTCCTGAATATCAGGAACTGGTTGCGACAGCGACATTTGGAAACGAGGACAGAAGCTGGAAGGACATTGGCAGCAGCAAGGAATTGATTGAGCAGCACTCCCTTTGCGCAGGTTGTCCTGAGTCTATTGCCTTCCGTTTCATCATGTCCAGTATCCCTAACCCCGAAGATTCTGTTTTTGTTGGGTCCACGGGCTGTACCAGCCTTGTGTTTCCGCAGGTTGGTATTCACAACATCCATTCCCTGTTTGGTAACCAGAACGCAGTCGCTTCCGGTTTGCAAAGGGCGCTGGCCGTTCGTTTTCCGGATCGCGTCAAGGATGTTTTCGTTCTGGCGGGTGATGGCGCGACCGTTGATATCGGACTCGACATGACCATGCAGTCCTGGTTCCGTCAGGAAAAATTCACCACGATCTGTTTTGACAACGAGCTGTACGCCAACACCGGTGGACAGGAATCCGGTCTGATGCAGAAGGGTTTTGTTGCCAAGATGGCTCCGGTGGGTAAGAAGTTTGAAAAAGTCAAATTGCCGGAAATTGCTTTTGAAGCCGGGTGTCACTATGTTGCGATTCTCACCGTTTCAAAACCAAACCGGGTTGAGCAGGCAATTCGCCGTGCAACCTATGTAGCACGTGAATTTGGACCGACCTACATCCAGCTTTACACTCCATGCATTCTGGAAATTGGAAAGCAGAGTATGGAAGGCCTGGACGAAATGAAAGACTCCGAATCCATTGGCGGACGTTTTGTCATGCGCGAACTGATGACTGACGAAGTCAAGGCATTCATCAAGGAAAAAGAAGCCGAAGATAAAGCCCGCCGTAAAAAGGCCAAGGCTGTAACCGCGTAA
- the rnhA gene encoding ribonuclease HI, which yields MTTPAEKIEIFTDGACKGNPGPGGYGCLIRQNGQTRELKGAEPNTTNNIMELTAAIVALEDLKEPSEVDLTTDSQYLVKGITEWLPGWIRKNWVNASRQPVKNKELWQKLDRLNKLHQISWHWVRGHSGHPENERADQLANEAIAEAIT from the coding sequence ATGACAACTCCAGCTGAAAAAATTGAAATTTTTACCGACGGTGCCTGCAAGGGAAACCCGGGTCCCGGGGGTTACGGGTGTTTGATCCGCCAAAACGGCCAGACCCGTGAGCTCAAGGGAGCGGAACCCAATACCACGAATAATATCATGGAACTAACAGCGGCAATTGTCGCCCTCGAAGACCTGAAGGAACCAAGCGAAGTTGATCTGACCACAGACTCCCAATACCTGGTCAAGGGAATTACAGAATGGCTGCCAGGCTGGATCAGAAAAAACTGGGTGAATGCGTCACGTCAACCCGTTAAGAATAAGGAACTGTGGCAAAAGCTGGATCGCCTGAACAAGCTCCATCAAATTTCCTGGCACTGGGTCCGTGGGCACTCGGGACATCCGGAAAATGAACGGGCAGATCAACTGGCCAACGAAGCAATTGCCGAAGCCATCACCTGA
- a CDS encoding carbon monoxide dehydrogenase, with protein sequence MGIVLPDPGQAHIEGRIVDEEEAYEYAARKLLEAKVPTLFPGPLVLWRWNDKAAMKATAIRKLANALPARLIPMADYRPKYPKINPAVEINPNHPNLTIWHNKIDVCVFIGVHCHQANLALKIIRGGTDCYTIAVCAQAGHEDACLSFRDASPEKIDRLTAAVEKLKSEGVKSQAENFKQFVMTREGVA encoded by the coding sequence ATGGGTATCGTTTTGCCGGACCCTGGCCAAGCGCATATTGAGGGTCGTATTGTAGACGAAGAGGAAGCTTACGAATACGCAGCACGGAAATTGTTGGAAGCTAAAGTGCCCACGCTTTTTCCAGGTCCACTGGTTTTATGGCGTTGGAATGATAAGGCCGCGATGAAAGCCACGGCAATCCGGAAGCTCGCGAATGCCCTTCCAGCGCGTCTGATACCGATGGCGGATTATCGGCCTAAATATCCAAAGATTAACCCGGCCGTCGAAATCAATCCGAACCATCCAAATTTAACGATCTGGCATAACAAAATTGACGTATGTGTCTTTATTGGAGTGCATTGTCATCAGGCTAACCTTGCATTGAAAATTATTCGCGGTGGAACCGATTGCTACACCATAGCGGTATGTGCGCAGGCAGGCCATGAAGATGCCTGTCTTTCCTTTCGCGATGCGAGTCCGGAAAAAATCGATAGGCTCACAGCCGCAGTTGAGAAACTTAAAAGCGAAGGCGTCAAGAGCCAGGCTGAAAATTTTAAACAGTTTGTCATGACCCGGGAAGGTGTGGCTTAA
- a CDS encoding ferritin family protein, producing MATSKSNISPSEINFQCGDAIQVCMAIEREGISFYEQAIKKARDPKVKDVFRRLGRDERDHSKALQAKWKHLQPAVGKRSPTNEEVNRFIQSEVKGRVFDLESLKGPGMQTDLEAVEFGITCEKRSIEVLGFLLEAERKIDVKAIFSHLLVEEKKHLSELEALKAELSI from the coding sequence ATGGCCACTTCCAAATCGAATATTTCCCCATCCGAGATTAACTTCCAATGTGGCGATGCCATCCAGGTTTGCATGGCGATAGAGCGTGAGGGAATTTCCTTTTATGAGCAGGCAATCAAGAAAGCCCGTGATCCCAAGGTGAAAGATGTATTTCGTCGTCTGGGTCGGGATGAACGGGATCATTCCAAAGCCTTGCAGGCGAAGTGGAAGCATCTGCAGCCGGCAGTTGGTAAACGCTCACCTACTAATGAAGAAGTAAACCGCTTTATCCAGTCCGAGGTAAAAGGCAGAGTGTTTGATTTGGAATCGCTCAAGGGACCGGGTATGCAAACCGACCTGGAAGCGGTTGAGTTTGGTATTACCTGTGAGAAGCGGTCGATTGAGGTATTGGGGTTTTTGTTGGAAGCAGAACGTAAGATAGATGTGAAAGCGATATTCTCCCATCTGTTGGTCGAAGAGAAAAAACACCTGTCTGAGCTGGAAGCCCTGAAAGCAGAGCTCAGTATCTGA
- a CDS encoding pyruvate ferredoxin oxidoreductase translates to MYNVAYVHEDKCIAEKGCRLCIMYCPEADCILLEPEKKKAMVITSRCKGCDLCKVVCSTHQAISMHPVNSSTGEIILEAKETQAAGMGQAYAG, encoded by the coding sequence GTGTATAACGTAGCGTATGTCCACGAAGATAAATGTATTGCCGAAAAGGGATGCCGCCTGTGTATTATGTACTGTCCGGAAGCGGACTGCATTCTCCTGGAACCCGAAAAAAAGAAAGCGATGGTCATAACCTCGCGATGTAAGGGTTGCGACTTGTGTAAAGTGGTTTGCAGCACGCATCAGGCCATTTCAATGCATCCGGTTAATTCAAGCACCGGGGAGATCATCCTTGAGGCCAAGGAAACTCAGGCCGCTGGAATGGGGCAGGCCTACGCCGGTTAA